In Vibrio cyclitrophicus, one genomic interval encodes:
- a CDS encoding PLP-dependent aminotransferase family protein: protein MAINHNCFIEFDSKRSLQEQVRSYLVTAILNGIFPAKQALPSCRKLSSQLGVSRNTVSLVYDSLLDDGYLISKPRSGYYLSEKYQNPSEEIDANLDHFESTNNDNAPDWSKRVKLQLSQYPRIVKPSHWSCYQYPFIFGQPSINDFPLAQWREATRKVTSDPHDHRWLCDKVDKDVDMLVEQIRTRVLPQRGIHAQSDEILITLGSQNALYLLSTLLMNAQSRVGVENPGYKEANHIFNLSGAQLHPHQVDEQGLKLNEHSSLCDHFYVTPSHQAPTGVTMSDERRTQLLEMAKANDAIIIEDDYDAECNVEWNPKPALKANDKDGRVIYVSSFSKLLAPGLRLGYIVAPEELIYDLRILRRLMYRHAPSRIQMEVAHFIEQGYYDSFVRRFRENTRQRWKLLNDAVLKYLPDCKRLAQSEQANSLWLQTPSHINSQRLASRAAQKGILIETGYSHFMTNTETESGYESLSEYDPNSYFRLGFHAIDKDLIAPGIKELSEVMKI from the coding sequence ATGGCGATAAATCACAATTGTTTCATCGAGTTTGATTCCAAAAGAAGCCTGCAAGAACAAGTACGTAGCTATTTGGTGACGGCGATATTGAATGGTATTTTTCCTGCGAAACAAGCGCTCCCGTCTTGTCGCAAGCTCTCTAGCCAATTAGGTGTTTCACGCAATACGGTCTCGCTGGTGTACGACAGTTTGCTCGATGATGGCTATCTCATCAGTAAGCCTCGCAGTGGTTATTACCTGTCAGAAAAGTATCAAAATCCGAGCGAAGAGATAGACGCGAACTTGGATCATTTTGAATCAACAAACAACGACAATGCACCGGATTGGAGCAAGCGAGTAAAACTGCAATTGAGCCAATACCCTCGCATCGTCAAACCGTCGCACTGGAGTTGCTATCAATACCCATTTATTTTTGGCCAGCCTTCAATCAATGACTTTCCATTAGCTCAATGGCGAGAAGCAACAAGAAAAGTGACCTCAGATCCTCATGACCACCGCTGGTTGTGCGACAAAGTTGATAAAGACGTCGATATGCTGGTGGAACAAATACGCACACGGGTACTACCACAACGAGGCATCCACGCTCAAAGTGATGAAATCCTAATTACGTTGGGCTCGCAGAATGCGCTCTACCTTCTTTCTACTTTACTAATGAATGCTCAAAGCCGAGTCGGCGTCGAAAACCCCGGCTATAAAGAAGCAAACCACATTTTTAATCTCTCAGGTGCGCAGTTACACCCTCATCAAGTGGATGAGCAGGGGTTAAAGCTCAATGAACACTCTTCGCTGTGTGACCACTTCTACGTCACTCCGAGCCATCAAGCGCCAACTGGGGTTACCATGAGTGACGAACGTCGAACTCAGTTGCTTGAGATGGCAAAGGCCAATGATGCCATCATTATCGAAGATGACTACGATGCCGAGTGCAACGTTGAGTGGAATCCCAAACCGGCACTTAAAGCCAATGATAAAGATGGCCGAGTCATTTACGTCAGCAGCTTTTCCAAACTATTGGCACCCGGCTTGAGATTAGGCTACATCGTGGCACCCGAAGAGCTGATTTATGACTTAAGAATCTTACGCCGGTTAATGTATCGACACGCACCAAGCCGTATTCAAATGGAAGTCGCGCATTTTATTGAACAAGGCTATTACGACAGTTTTGTAAGACGCTTCAGAGAGAACACGCGTCAGCGTTGGAAACTGCTCAATGATGCCGTCTTAAAGTATTTACCTGATTGCAAACGACTCGCACAAAGCGAGCAAGCCAACTCATTATGGCTACAAACACCGAGCCACATTAACAGCCAACGACTGGCTTCACGAGCCGCACAGAAAGGGATACTGATTGAAACTGGGTATTCACACTTTATGACTAATACCGAAACGGAATCGGGTTATGAATCATTGTCAGAATATGATCCCAACTCTTATTTCCGATTAGGGTTTCACGCCATCGATAAAGATCTGATCGCTCCCGGCATCAAAGAACTGTCTGAAGTAATGAAGATTTAG
- a CDS encoding sulfite exporter TauE/SafE family protein: MTMILFAGVIRGYSGFGFAIIAALSLSFIVSPLQAVTIAILLDFLSTFPLLKRSKTTINIRLIAPLCIGMLVAVPFSLYFISVISESGLKAFIAMMSLVAGTLIILDLRLTWLHQRHAFWAGAISGFSMTTASSGGPPLVTYLMNLTIKTSEQRSTAIVFFLLSSAISLIGFMWIGAFNQGSFITGLWLLPAALIGNVLGQKLYLSVPNLSAKTTTAPILIGMALLMLISN, encoded by the coding sequence ATGACAATGATTCTGTTTGCTGGAGTAATTCGAGGTTATTCCGGGTTTGGGTTTGCGATTATCGCAGCACTCTCTCTCAGCTTTATTGTTTCACCATTGCAAGCCGTAACCATCGCTATCCTGTTGGATTTTTTAAGTACCTTTCCTCTGCTCAAGCGAAGTAAAACCACCATTAATATCCGGCTTATTGCGCCGCTGTGTATAGGTATGTTGGTTGCAGTGCCTTTCTCGCTGTATTTCATTAGCGTGATATCGGAATCAGGTTTGAAGGCCTTTATCGCGATGATGTCTTTGGTCGCTGGTACGCTGATTATTTTGGACTTACGCCTCACTTGGTTACACCAACGACACGCGTTTTGGGCGGGAGCAATTTCGGGGTTTAGCATGACCACCGCCTCTTCAGGTGGGCCGCCATTAGTGACGTATTTGATGAATCTAACCATTAAAACCAGTGAACAGAGATCCACCGCGATTGTATTTTTTCTGTTGAGTTCAGCGATTTCACTGATCGGCTTCATGTGGATTGGCGCATTTAACCAAGGATCGTTCATCACAGGTTTATGGCTATTACCGGCAGCTTTGATTGGCAATGTACTGGGGCAAAAGCTTTATCTATCAGTACCGAACTTGTCGGCAAAAACAACGACCGCGCCGATTTTGATCGGCATGGCACTACTTATGTTAATTTCAAATTAG
- a CDS encoding UTRA domain-containing protein: protein MRTLGTGQSGTQLGRIKTSIREQLRSGIFTEGQKLPSERELSELFSTTRITLKDALVSLETEGLIYREERRGWYVSPERIRYNPLSRSHFHQMIREQHRIAETQLLSTRTEMAAGDYAKTLEIEQITPIHVIERLRFIDGRAVLFVENVLKAPLFEKVLSENLTMSLTGIYREKYGYETQRSRFDVIPTSAPAHVAKALNLAEGQPVLKICRVNYKQDGELMDCELEYWRPDSVVIHIDSIG, encoded by the coding sequence ATGAGAACATTGGGTACAGGGCAATCAGGGACACAGCTAGGCAGGATTAAGACAAGCATTAGAGAACAGCTTCGATCAGGCATCTTCACCGAGGGGCAAAAACTGCCATCTGAAAGAGAACTCAGCGAGCTGTTTTCCACCACACGAATCACGCTCAAAGATGCGTTGGTGTCGTTAGAAACCGAAGGCCTGATATACAGAGAAGAGCGCCGAGGTTGGTATGTGTCACCCGAACGTATCCGCTACAACCCGCTGTCACGCTCTCACTTTCATCAAATGATTCGCGAACAGCATCGTATTGCTGAAACACAACTGCTGAGTACCCGTACAGAGATGGCGGCAGGCGATTACGCCAAGACATTAGAGATAGAACAGATAACCCCGATACACGTGATTGAGCGATTACGATTTATTGATGGCAGAGCGGTGCTGTTTGTTGAAAACGTCTTAAAAGCGCCGTTGTTTGAAAAAGTGCTGTCGGAAAACCTCACCATGTCACTGACAGGTATCTACCGAGAAAAATATGGCTACGAGACCCAACGCTCGCGCTTTGATGTGATTCCCACTTCTGCACCTGCCCATGTCGCTAAGGCGCTGAATTTAGCCGAAGGCCAGCCCGTTTTGAAGATCTGCCGAGTGAACTACAAACAGGACGGTGAATTAATGGATTGCGAATTGGAGTACTGGCGACCCGATTCTGTAGTGATTCATATTGATAGCATTGGGTAA
- a CDS encoding alkaline phosphatase family protein, which produces MSNKVILVVLDGLNYQVARDCMGYLNGLLELKDLHEKQGDSYSKQSTSQGTQKNKLRATLYPMQCELPSMSRPLYECILTGVRPVESGIVNNQIVRLSNHESIFSLAKSQGKVTAAAAYHWVSELYNRAPFDAVRDRFTNDETMNIQHGCFYHWDHYPDEALFLDAEHLRITHQPDFLLIHPMNIDDIGHKHGLDSRQYRNSARGADIYLSNYLEKWVNDGYQVIITSDHGMNNDLSHGGILPEEREVPFFVIGDKFTHQECLVKQTDICGSVCQLLSLEHDKSYTQELLAL; this is translated from the coding sequence ATGAGCAATAAGGTTATCCTTGTTGTTCTAGATGGACTGAATTATCAGGTAGCCCGTGATTGCATGGGCTACCTGAACGGTCTTCTAGAACTTAAAGATCTTCATGAAAAACAGGGCGATTCGTACAGTAAACAGAGCACTTCGCAGGGCACGCAAAAAAACAAGCTGCGCGCCACACTTTACCCAATGCAGTGTGAACTACCGTCTATGTCACGCCCTTTGTATGAATGCATTTTAACCGGAGTTCGCCCTGTTGAGAGTGGCATTGTTAACAACCAAATCGTGCGCTTGTCGAATCACGAGTCGATCTTTAGCTTGGCTAAATCTCAGGGCAAAGTGACGGCTGCCGCGGCCTATCACTGGGTGAGCGAGTTGTATAACCGCGCGCCGTTTGACGCTGTGCGTGACCGTTTTACCAACGATGAAACCATGAACATCCAACACGGTTGTTTTTATCACTGGGACCACTACCCAGATGAAGCCTTGTTCTTGGATGCAGAGCACCTGCGTATCACTCATCAGCCTGACTTCTTACTGATTCACCCAATGAACATTGACGACATAGGGCACAAGCACGGGCTGGATTCTCGCCAATACCGCAACAGTGCACGTGGCGCGGATATCTACCTGTCGAACTACCTAGAGAAATGGGTAAATGATGGCTATCAGGTGATCATTACCAGTGACCATGGCATGAACAATGACTTGTCTCACGGTGGCATTCTGCCTGAAGAGCGTGAAGTACCATTCTTCGTAATCGGCGATAAGTTCACACATCAAGAATGTTTAGTAAAACAAACCGACATCTGCGGCAGCGTGTGTCAGCTACTCAGCCTTGAACACGATAAATCTTACACTCAGGAATTGTTGGCCCTATGA
- a CDS encoding amino acid ABC transporter permease — protein sequence MDYYAWEQLLQGAWATAWISAVSIVLGVVIGLAIALIRMMKIPFVDQILGIYVSWARATPLVTLALFIFLSFPSFGINLDKHVSAILALTLNTSAFNAEIWRNAFLNFSKGQMEAAEAIGMRRITYFRRIMFPQMVIMSLPALVNEMSFLIKGSPAIAVIGIVDLTRVTNRIAAVTYEPLGPILCAGAIYMLIIGVLVKLQAVAENRATYLQQ from the coding sequence ATGGATTATTACGCTTGGGAACAGCTGCTACAGGGCGCGTGGGCTACAGCATGGATATCGGCAGTATCGATTGTATTGGGTGTGGTGATTGGTCTAGCGATTGCCTTAATTCGAATGATGAAAATCCCGTTTGTCGATCAAATACTGGGCATTTATGTCAGTTGGGCAAGAGCAACACCTCTGGTGACTCTGGCTCTGTTTATCTTTCTTTCGTTTCCCTCATTTGGCATCAATTTAGACAAACACGTTTCTGCCATTTTAGCACTCACGCTCAACACATCGGCATTCAATGCGGAAATTTGGCGCAATGCTTTTCTCAACTTTTCAAAAGGGCAAATGGAAGCGGCTGAAGCCATTGGTATGAGACGCATAACTTACTTCCGCCGAATCATGTTCCCACAAATGGTAATCATGAGCTTACCTGCACTGGTTAATGAAATGTCGTTCTTAATCAAAGGCAGCCCAGCGATTGCCGTGATCGGTATCGTGGATCTAACCCGTGTCACCAACCGAATTGCAGCGGTTACCTATGAGCCACTCGGGCCAATTCTGTGTGCGGGTGCCATCTACATGTTGATTATTGGCGTGTTGGTGAAATTGCAAGCTGTGGCTGAAAACCGAGCCACTTATCTGCAGCAATAA
- a CDS encoding amino acid ABC transporter ATP-binding protein encodes MISVENLSKQFDGIEVLRDINLTIKKGDVVSILGSSGSGKSTLLRCMNWLEQPERGTIFMGDERIGINSETGKPLKYKELAKLRERLGMVFQSFNLWPHLTVLQNVMEALVHVKKIAKSDAEEMARKQLDKVGMSHKLENYPSMLSGGQKQRVAIARALAMEPDVLLFDEPTSALDPELVEEVLLVMKKLSQEGYTMVVVTHEMEFARQVSDQVVFLEKGILIEKSNPEKFFTNPDSPRVRQFLKLDS; translated from the coding sequence ATCATCAGCGTTGAAAACTTGTCGAAGCAGTTTGATGGAATCGAAGTACTGCGAGACATCAACCTGACTATAAAAAAAGGCGATGTGGTGAGTATTCTCGGCTCGTCAGGTTCGGGTAAGTCAACACTATTGCGCTGCATGAATTGGCTAGAGCAGCCAGAGCGCGGCACGATTTTTATGGGTGATGAACGCATTGGGATCAACTCTGAAACGGGTAAACCTCTCAAATATAAAGAGCTGGCGAAACTTAGAGAGCGCCTTGGTATGGTTTTCCAAAGCTTCAATTTGTGGCCACATCTAACTGTGTTGCAAAACGTAATGGAAGCGCTCGTTCACGTTAAGAAGATAGCGAAATCAGACGCTGAGGAGATGGCTCGTAAGCAACTCGACAAGGTTGGGATGTCACACAAACTAGAGAACTACCCAAGCATGTTATCGGGTGGGCAAAAGCAACGTGTCGCGATTGCCAGAGCACTCGCGATGGAACCGGATGTTTTACTGTTTGATGAGCCAACCTCGGCGCTAGACCCTGAATTGGTCGAAGAGGTGTTACTGGTAATGAAGAAGCTATCACAAGAGGGTTACACCATGGTAGTGGTGACTCATGAGATGGAATTCGCGCGTCAGGTGTCGGATCAAGTGGTATTCCTTGAGAAGGGGATATTGATTGAGAAATCCAACCCAGAGAAGTTCTTCACTAACCCAGATTCACCAAGGGTTAGGCAGTTCCTCAAGCTTGATTCGTGA
- a CDS encoding extracellular solute-binding protein → MKTLLSRSTVSPAKLIGATLITATLSMPAMAKGADLESLIEAAQKEGAVYSVGMPDSWANWKGTWTDLKANYGLKHQDTDMSSAQEISKFEAEKRNATADIGDVGFAFARVAVQKDVTQPYKPTTWDDIPDWAKDKDGHWALAYTGTISFISNNNLVEDAPKSWSDLLEGDYKVTVGDVGVAAQANNAILAAAFANGGDESNLKPAIKFFGELAKQGRLSYTDPSIANLEKGEVEVAIMWDFNALNYRDTIDRERFTVNIPQDGSVISGYTTIINKYAKNPNAAKLAREYIFSDQGQINLAEGYARPIRSSVTLPQSVQDKLISNEQYSNVHPVSDFSAWEKSARRLPRQWQESVLIHQQ, encoded by the coding sequence ATGAAAACTTTGCTTAGCCGTTCAACTGTATCGCCAGCTAAACTGATTGGCGCAACGCTAATAACGGCAACACTTTCAATGCCAGCGATGGCGAAGGGTGCTGATCTTGAGTCACTGATTGAAGCCGCTCAAAAAGAGGGTGCGGTTTACAGTGTGGGCATGCCAGACAGTTGGGCAAACTGGAAAGGCACATGGACTGATCTGAAAGCAAACTACGGTTTGAAGCATCAGGATACAGACATGAGCTCGGCACAAGAGATCTCGAAATTTGAAGCAGAGAAAAGAAACGCAACCGCAGATATCGGTGACGTTGGTTTCGCCTTTGCACGTGTCGCTGTGCAGAAAGACGTAACGCAGCCATACAAGCCAACGACTTGGGATGACATTCCAGATTGGGCGAAAGACAAAGATGGTCACTGGGCTCTGGCTTACACTGGTACTATTTCGTTCATTTCAAACAACAACCTTGTTGAAGATGCACCAAAATCTTGGAGTGACCTACTAGAAGGTGACTACAAAGTCACAGTCGGTGATGTAGGCGTAGCCGCGCAAGCAAACAACGCGATTCTAGCGGCGGCATTTGCTAACGGCGGTGACGAGTCAAACCTAAAACCAGCGATTAAATTCTTTGGTGAGCTAGCGAAACAAGGCCGTCTGTCTTACACGGATCCAAGCATCGCAAACCTTGAAAAAGGCGAAGTGGAAGTGGCGATCATGTGGGATTTCAACGCATTGAACTACCGTGACACGATCGACCGTGAGCGCTTTACGGTAAACATTCCACAAGATGGCTCAGTAATCTCTGGTTACACCACCATCATCAATAAATACGCGAAAAACCCGAACGCGGCGAAGTTGGCTCGTGAATACATCTTCAGTGACCAAGGCCAAATTAACCTAGCAGAAGGTTACGCGCGTCCAATCCGTAGCAGCGTTACGCTACCTCAATCAGTACAAGACAAGCTGATCTCGAACGAGCAATACAGCAACGTTCACCCAGTATCTGACTTCTCAGCATGGGAAAAGTCAGCCCGTCGTTTGCCACGTCAATGGCAAGAAAGCGTATTGATTCACCAGCAATAA
- a CDS encoding transporter substrate-binding domain-containing protein, translating into MKAWVSTAAATVVLGCFGIAQASELAAIEKQGFMKVATEDNYSPFNYIDRGNPAGINKDLLDELREYSKFDIEQEILPWTGLLASVSAGQYDVALTGAIITDARLKAFDFTPPIASAQHYFLTRADAEDINTVADLDGKTVGLQAGSALLERLPELEVMLEAQGKSLGKVVQYQSYPEAYSDLAIGRIDYVINSVVSVNEVVKSKSNIFKKGEAVSGPGFVSWPVPKESPELLAYLTEFFIHLEQTGKMAELQKKWFGESFEHLPSEAITSVEQYHKLTAVQ; encoded by the coding sequence ATGAAGGCATGGGTTTCAACAGCGGCAGCAACAGTCGTACTGGGTTGTTTTGGTATCGCACAAGCATCCGAGCTTGCAGCCATCGAAAAGCAAGGTTTTATGAAAGTGGCGACAGAAGATAACTATTCGCCATTTAACTACATCGATCGTGGTAACCCGGCTGGGATTAATAAAGATCTGCTTGATGAACTGCGTGAATACTCGAAGTTCGATATTGAACAAGAGATCTTACCTTGGACAGGACTACTCGCTTCGGTATCAGCTGGTCAATATGATGTGGCGTTAACTGGCGCGATCATTACCGATGCTCGCTTGAAGGCCTTTGACTTCACACCACCTATCGCTTCAGCGCAGCACTACTTCTTAACCAGAGCTGATGCGGAAGACATTAATACGGTAGCAGATTTGGATGGCAAAACCGTGGGCTTACAAGCGGGCAGTGCTTTGCTAGAGCGACTTCCAGAGCTAGAAGTGATGCTCGAAGCACAAGGCAAGTCTTTGGGCAAAGTTGTTCAGTATCAATCTTACCCAGAAGCATATTCAGATTTAGCTATTGGCCGAATCGACTACGTCATCAACAGTGTGGTTTCGGTTAACGAGGTAGTGAAATCTAAGTCTAACATCTTTAAAAAAGGTGAGGCGGTATCTGGCCCTGGTTTCGTAAGCTGGCCTGTTCCAAAAGAAAGCCCTGAGCTATTGGCTTATCTCACTGAGTTTTTCATTCACCTAGAACAAACAGGAAAAATGGCAGAGTTGCAGAAGAAGTGGTTCGGTGAATCGTTCGAGCATCTTCCTTCGGAAGCCATCACTTCAGTAGAGCAGTATCACAAGCTAACAGCGGTCCAGTAG
- a CDS encoding aspartate aminotransferase family protein, producing the protein MEVSTEQLVNQDIIDLDKSVFHSWSIQEAAEPIAIAGGQGCKMWDYEGKEYLDFSSQLVNTNIGHQHPQVIKAIKDQADSLVTVAPATANLTRGLAAKRILSKAPSTFKKVFFTNAGADANENAIRMARQFTGRDKVLSAYRSYHGNTGTAIAATGDFRRIPNEYSRGHVHFFNPFLYRSEFNAATEAEESERALQHLERVIECEGPTAIAAIILETIPGTAGFLIPPKDYLIGVRELATKYGIQLIFDEVMVGFGRTGKWFAFEHFNVVPDLITFAKGVNSGYVPAGGVVVSEPIVEYFKSNFFMGGLTYSGHPLAMASIVATLDVMEQEGIVTHADNVGNSVLGPLLLSLQELHPMIGDVRGKGMFWALELVEDRESKTPLSNEKMGQLKAELTKRGLLTFIVNNRIHVAPPLVIQPSEIKKGVKIIDDVLCELAS; encoded by the coding sequence ATGGAAGTATCAACAGAACAGCTTGTAAACCAAGATATTATCGACCTCGACAAGAGCGTATTTCATTCTTGGTCGATTCAAGAAGCGGCTGAGCCTATCGCCATTGCTGGTGGGCAAGGGTGCAAAATGTGGGACTACGAAGGTAAAGAGTACCTTGATTTTAGTAGCCAACTGGTTAACACCAACATTGGTCATCAGCATCCACAAGTGATTAAAGCGATTAAAGATCAGGCTGATTCATTGGTGACCGTTGCCCCTGCGACAGCAAACCTCACTCGTGGTTTGGCCGCTAAACGTATTTTGTCTAAAGCACCAAGCACGTTTAAGAAGGTGTTCTTTACCAACGCAGGCGCAGATGCCAACGAAAATGCAATTCGTATGGCAAGACAGTTCACAGGACGCGATAAGGTGCTTTCTGCTTATCGCTCTTACCACGGAAATACCGGTACAGCGATTGCGGCGACGGGCGATTTTCGCCGTATTCCAAACGAGTATAGCCGTGGGCACGTTCACTTCTTCAATCCATTTCTCTATCGAAGCGAGTTCAACGCGGCGACTGAGGCAGAAGAGAGTGAACGTGCCCTGCAGCATTTAGAGCGAGTGATTGAATGCGAAGGGCCAACGGCGATTGCGGCTATTATTCTAGAGACCATTCCGGGAACAGCGGGCTTCCTCATTCCGCCAAAAGATTACCTTATTGGTGTGCGTGAGCTTGCAACTAAATACGGCATTCAATTGATCTTTGATGAAGTCATGGTCGGTTTTGGTCGAACGGGTAAGTGGTTTGCGTTTGAGCACTTTAATGTCGTGCCGGATCTTATTACTTTCGCGAAAGGGGTTAACTCGGGTTATGTTCCAGCTGGTGGTGTGGTGGTCAGCGAACCGATCGTTGAGTACTTTAAGTCGAACTTCTTTATGGGTGGCTTAACGTATTCTGGTCACCCTCTAGCGATGGCTTCGATCGTTGCAACGCTCGATGTGATGGAGCAAGAGGGCATTGTTACGCATGCTGATAATGTCGGAAACAGCGTTCTTGGGCCGCTTCTGCTTAGTCTTCAAGAGCTGCATCCTATGATTGGTGATGTGCGTGGTAAAGGGATGTTCTGGGCGCTTGAATTGGTCGAAGATCGAGAAAGTAAAACGCCATTGAGCAATGAGAAAATGGGTCAATTGAAAGCGGAGCTAACGAAACGAGGCCTGCTAACCTTTATTGTTAATAATCGTATTCATGTAGCTCCTCCTTTGGTTATTCAACCAAGCGAGATAAAGAAAGGCGTTAAGATCATTGACGACGTTTTGTGTGAGCTTGCATCTTAA
- a CDS encoding SDR family NAD(P)-dependent oxidoreductase, protein MDKIAFITGATSGFGKAAAKRFAEDNWSLVLSGRRIERLLDLKEELTVPVHVIQLDVRDADAVKKAVDSLPSEFSSITALVNNAGLALAPEGAPDVDLKDWHTMIDTNVTGLVNVTHALLPKLIESGAGSSIINVGSIAGQWPYPGSHVYGASKAFVKQFSYNLRCDLQGTGVRVTDLSPGIAETEFTLVRTKGNQTASDNLYQGTTPLSAEDIAEQMFYIATLPDHININRVEVMPTRQAWSPFAIDRD, encoded by the coding sequence ATGGATAAGATAGCGTTCATTACGGGGGCAACCTCAGGTTTCGGCAAAGCGGCGGCAAAACGTTTTGCAGAAGATAACTGGTCGTTAGTGTTGTCTGGCCGTCGAATCGAAAGGCTACTCGACCTAAAGGAAGAATTGACGGTGCCTGTACATGTGATTCAACTCGACGTTCGAGACGCAGACGCCGTAAAAAAAGCAGTTGATTCGCTACCCTCTGAGTTTTCGTCGATTACAGCGCTGGTTAACAATGCAGGCTTAGCCTTGGCACCGGAAGGCGCACCTGATGTGGACTTAAAAGATTGGCACACTATGATCGACACCAATGTCACTGGATTAGTCAATGTCACGCATGCTCTGCTTCCGAAGTTAATTGAAAGCGGTGCGGGCAGCTCAATCATCAACGTAGGCTCAATTGCTGGGCAATGGCCGTATCCAGGAAGCCATGTGTATGGCGCAAGCAAAGCGTTTGTAAAACAGTTTAGTTACAACCTACGTTGCGACCTACAAGGCACAGGGGTACGAGTGACTGACCTCTCCCCAGGCATCGCAGAAACGGAATTTACTCTAGTAAGAACCAAAGGCAACCAAACGGCTTCAGACAATCTTTACCAAGGCACCACACCGTTGTCAGCAGAGGATATCGCCGAGCAGATGTTTTATATCGCAACGCTGCCTGATCACATCAACATCAACCGCGTTGAAGTGATGCCGACTCGTCAAGCATGGTCGCCGTTTGCGATCGACAGAGACTAA
- a CDS encoding ABC transporter permease subunit (The N-terminal region of this protein, as described by TIGR01726, is a three transmembrane segment that identifies a subfamily of ABC transporter permease subunits, which specificities that include histidine, arginine, glutamine, glutamate, L-cystine (sic), the opines (in Agrobacterium) octopine and nopaline, etc.): MEEWNIIWQQKELFASGFVTTFYLFVSSSILSFVIGIGLLYCLENSRFGVKYTINSLIGMMRTLPFLILAYLLYYGLPQVGIRLDAVTAGIIALSLYHGTYFCEIFRGVRKGLEPGYIEAAHAYGFSKLKTFTRVITPNVLFKSVPLITNQLIICLKDTAFLSIITVAEITAAANSIQSTYFIPLNAFIIAIALYWAVSIALETITKRIQTKVELRGLSHA; the protein is encoded by the coding sequence ATGGAAGAATGGAATATTATCTGGCAACAAAAAGAGCTGTTTGCTTCTGGTTTTGTGACCACTTTTTATCTTTTTGTTTCGTCTTCAATCTTGAGTTTCGTCATAGGTATTGGTTTGTTGTACTGTCTCGAAAACTCGAGATTCGGTGTTAAGTACACCATCAACAGTTTGATCGGCATGATGCGTACCTTACCGTTTCTGATCTTAGCCTACCTGCTCTATTACGGTTTGCCTCAGGTTGGCATTCGATTGGACGCAGTGACAGCGGGAATCATAGCGCTCAGTCTCTATCATGGTACGTATTTCTGTGAGATTTTCCGCGGTGTGCGTAAAGGGTTAGAGCCTGGTTACATCGAAGCAGCGCACGCTTATGGCTTTTCTAAGCTGAAAACCTTCACCCGAGTCATCACGCCCAACGTGTTATTTAAGTCGGTTCCTCTGATCACTAACCAACTTATCATCTGCTTAAAAGACACCGCATTTCTCAGCATTATTACGGTCGCTGAAATTACGGCGGCAGCTAACAGTATTCAATCCACATATTTTATCCCATTGAATGCGTTCATCATTGCTATCGCGCTCTACTGGGCTGTGAGTATTGCACTTGAAACCATCACCAAACGAATCCAAACCAAAGTTGAACTTAGAGGGCTTAGCCATGCTTAA